Proteins from a genomic interval of Papaver somniferum cultivar HN1 chromosome 4, ASM357369v1, whole genome shotgun sequence:
- the LOC113271470 gene encoding respiratory burst oxidase homolog protein C-like yields MIKEMQNMGTEDHHSDTESVGSERASYSGPFSGPLVLNKRARKSARFNIPGETMMNSINGTARSSATNNEDDDEAYVEITLDVREDSVAVHSVKTAGGVADHEDPEVTLLARTLEKKSSFGSSIMRNASSRIKQVSQELKRLASINKRSTPVRRLDRTKSAAAYALKGLKFISKTDGGAGWAAVEKRFDTLTASTNGLLHRSQFTECIGMNKESKEFALELFDALARRRHIKTDSLNKHELQEFWEQISDQSFDSRLQTFFDMVDKDADGRITEEEVKEIISLSASANKLTNIQKQAEEYAALIMEELDLDNLGYIMIEDLEMLLLQAPQTVRGGESRILSQMLSQKLIATRETNPVKRSYNTTKYFFLDNWQRIWVFTLWLGILLGLFTYKFVQYRNKAAYEVMGYCVCTAKGAAETLKFNMALILLPVCRNTITWLRNKTKLGVVVPFDDNLNFHKVIAVGIAIGTALHVIAHLACDFPRLLRASEEAYEPMEPFFGKEQPESYWFFVKGIEGVTGIVMVVLMIIAFTFASPWFRRNRIKLPWPFTGLTGFNMFWYTHHLFIIVYTLLIVHGIKLYLTKEWYKKTTWMYLAVPVALYACERLTRALRSSIKPVKILKVAVYPGNVLSLHMSKPQGFRYKSGQYMFVNCSAVSPFEWHPFSITSAPGENYLSVHIRTLGDWTRQLKTVFSEVCQPPTGDKSGLLRADFHGAGGNNPPFPRVLIDGPYGAPAQDYKKYEVVLLVGLGIGATPMISIVKDIVNNMKAIQEEDDLEASYNSLGMETPKNDHSNGSSSNIRKGFKTKRAYFYWVTREQGSFDWFKGVMNEVAEMDTQQVIELHNYCTSVYEEGDARSALIAMLQDLNHAKNGVDVVSGTRVKSHFAKPNWRNVYKRIALNHKDSRVGVFYCGAPALTKDLRQLASDFSRKTSTKFDFHKENF; encoded by the exons ATGATCAAAGAGATGCAGAATATGGGAACAGAGGATCATCATTCTGATACAGAGAGTGTTGGGAGCGAAAGAGCTTCATATAGTGGTCCATTTAGCGGACCACTTGTTCTAAACAAGAGAGCAAGAAAAAGTGCAAGGTTTAATATACCAGGAGAAACCATGATGAATTCCATTAATGGTACTGCAAGGTCTTCAGCTACGAATAACGAAGACGACGATGAAGCTTATGTTGAGATTACTCTAGACGTTCGCGAAGATTCCGTTGCTGTTCATAGTGTTAAAACTGCGGGAGGTGTTGCAGACCATGAAGATCCTGAAGTGACATTATTAGCGAGAACTTTAGAGAAGAAATCATCATTTGGTTCATCTATCATGAGAAATGCTTCTTCCAGAATCAAACAAGTTTCTCAGGAACTTAAACGTCTTGCTTCTATCAACAAACGGTCTACGCCTGTACGTCGTTTAGACAGAACTAAATCCGCAGCTGCATACGCTTTGAAAGGACTCAAATTCATTAGTAAAACCGACGGTGGTGCCGGATGGGCTGCCGTTGAGAAAAGATTTGATACTTTAACTGCTTCAACTAATGGTTTATTACACCGTTCTCAGTTCACCGAATGCATAG GGATGAACAAGGAGTCTAAAGAATTTGCACTTGAGCTTTTTGATGCACTTGCTAGGAGGAGGCATATCAAAACAGATTCACTTAACAAGCATGAATTGCAAGAATTCTGGGAGCAAATATCGGATCAAAGCTTCGATTCTAGGCTCCAAACGTTCTTTGACAT GGTTGACAAAGATGCTGATGGAAGAATCACTGAGGAAGAAGTCAAAGAG ATTATTAGTCTAAGTGCTTCAGCGAACAAGCTAACGAACATTCAAAAACAAGCCGAAGAATACGCTGCCTTGATCATGGAAGAGCTTGATTTAGACAACTTGGGTTACATCATG ATTGAGGACTTGGAGATGCTACTGTTACAAGCTCCGCAGACAGTTAGAGGAGGAGAGAGTCGAATTCTGAGCCAAATGCTAAGTCAAAAACTTATAGCAACTAGAGAGACGAATCCGGTTAAACGATCGTATAACACCACTAAGTACTTCTTCTTAGATAACTGGCAAAGGATTTGGGTGTTCACTCTCTGGCTTGGAATCTTGCTCGGTCTTTTTACTTACAAGTTCGTTCAGTATCGTAACAAAGCAGCCTATGAAGTTATGGGGTATTGTGTTTGCACTGCCAAGGGTGCTGCCGAGACGCTCAAGTTCAACATGGCGTTGATCTTACTGCCGGTCTGTCGCAACACTATCACTTGGCTCAGAAACAAGACCAAGCTAGGCGTTGTCGTTCCTTTTGACGATAATCTCAATTTCCACAAGGTGATTGCGGTTGGAATTGCGATTGGAACTGCGTTACACGTGATAGCTCATTTGGCTTGTGATTTCCCTCGTCTCCTACGCGCTTCAGAAGAAGCGTATGAGCCTATGGAGCCTTTCTTTGGAAAAGAACAGCCTGAAAGTTACTGGTTTTTCGTTAAGGGAATTGAAGGTGTAACGGGAATCGTAATGGTGGTTTTGATGATAATAGCATTCACATTCGCCTCTCCATGGTTCCGACGCAACAGAATCAAGTTACCATGGCCTTTCACCGGATTAACAGGATTCAATATGTTCTGGTACACTCACCACTTGTTCATTATCGTTTACACTCTTCTCATTGTCCATGGAATCAAGCTCTACCTTACCAAAGAATGGTACAAGAAAACG ACATGGATGTATTTGGCAGTACCAGTTGCCCTGTACGCTTGCGAAAGATTAACTAGAGCTCTGAGATCAAGTATCAAGCCAGTTAAAATACTAAAGGTTGCTGTGTATCCCGGAAATGTATTGTCACTGCACATGTCCAAACCACAAGGATTCAGATACAAGAGCGGGCAGTACATGTTTGTCAACTGCTCTGCTGTCTCTCCCTTTGAATG GCATCCATTCTCCATAACTTCAGCTCCAGGAGAGAATTACCTGAGTGTCCACATTCGAACTCTGGGAGACTGGACAAGACAGCTCAAAACTGTTTTCTCTGAG GTCTGTCAGCCTCCAACCGGCGATAAAAGTGGACTACTGAGGGCAGATTTCCATGGAGCTGGAGGAAACAATCCACC ATTCCCAAGAGTGCTGATAGACGGACCGTACGGTGCACCAGCACAAGACTACAAGAAATACGAGGTAGTACTGTTGGTTGGGTTAGGGATCGGAGCTACACCAATGATCAGCATTGTAAAAGACATTGTGAACAACATGAAAGCCATCCAAGAAGAAGACGATCTCGAAGCGTCTTATAACTCCTTGGGTATGGAAACACCCAAGAACGATCATAGTAATGGTAGCTCGAGCAACATTAGGAAAGGATTCAAGACCAAGAGAGCTTATTTCTACTGGGTGACGAGGGAACAAGGCTCTTTCGACTGGTTCAAAGGTGTCATGAATGAGGTGGCCGAGATGGATACTCAACAGGTTATTGAACTTCACAATTACTGTACCAGCGTGTACGAGGAAGGTGATGCTAGGTCTGCCTTGATTGCTATGTTACAGGACCTTAACCATGCGAAGAACGGTGTCGATGTTGTTTCTGGTACGCGTGTTAAGTCTCATTTTGCAAAGCCTAATTGGCGCAATGTTTACAAGAGGATCGCACTCAATCACAAAGATTCACGAGTTG GAGTATTCTATTGTGGAGCGCCAGCACTGACAAAAGATTTACGTCAGCTAGCATCAGATTTCTCTCGCAAAACAAGCACCAAATTTGATTTCCACAAAGAGAATTTCTAA
- the LOC113273242 gene encoding uncharacterized protein LOC113273242: MESFSRYLAHGERTGLLTGIKISRSAPKINHLLFADDCLLFCKANETQVHKLLDAITQFSQCSGQLINFSKSAVYFSSNTIPDDCQVISGTLQVRSLNISDEKYLGLPFFIGRNKRIPFSTLCDKMGYRFSKWSGKNISEAGRLVMVRNVSSAIPIHHMTSFKLPDTTINKMEGAQQKYWRQKDSCKGNHVISWKRTQKPKEEGGLEFCDLKVFNRDLLAKTAWKLCSDSVSMMTKYLKAKYYPDDDLFNLKKKSSTIWSWRSISLELNFVLKHSYWCLGNGKKILLWKHRWIKDLHEPPVPKRGCSTSHQFKYVHQLFSADSMSWNLNTLHDLFEVSVINLILKISIHSNQEDRLVWLLERNNYFCKVCLQQDDGRAAQLQYC; encoded by the coding sequence ATGGAGTCATTCTCAAGATACTTAGCGCACGGTGAAAGAACTGGTCTCTTAACTGGCATTAAAATCTCTCGTTCAGCTCCAAAAATAAATCATCTGCTTTTCGCAGATGATTGCTTATTGTTCTGCAAAGCTAATGAAACTCAAGTGCACAAGCTACTAGATGCAATAACTCAATTCTCACAGTGTTCAGGTCagttgataaatttcagtaaatctGCCGTCTACTTCAGTTCTAATACAATACCAGATGACTGTCAAGTAATTAGTGGTACCCTGCAAGTCAGAAGCCTAAACATCTCAGATGAGAAATATCTAGGGTTACCGTTTTTTATAGGGAGAAATAAAAGGATCCCATTCTCAACTCTTTGCGATAAAATGGGCTATAGGTTTTCTAAATGGAGTGGCAAAAATATTTCTGAGGCAGGAAGATTGGTTATGGTCAGGAATGTCTCTAGCGCAATTCCCATACATCATATGACAAGCTTCAAGCTTCCTGACACAACAATTAACAAAATGGAAGGAGCTCAACAAAAATATTGGAGGCAAAAGGATTCTTGTAAAGGAAATCACGTTATTTCATGGAAGAGAACTCAAAAACCCAAGGAGGAAGGTGGTTTAGAGTTTTGTGACTTAAAAGTTTTCAATAGAGATTTGCTTGCCAAAACAGCTTGGAAGCTTTGCTCTGATTCTGTGTCGATGATGACTAAATATTTGAAGGCAAAGTATTACCCTGATGATGATCTGTTCAACTTGAAGAAGAAATCAAGTACTATCTGGTCTTGGAGAAGCATTAGCTTAGAGCTGAACTTTGTTCTCAAGCATAGTTACTGGTGCTTGGGCAATGGAAAAAAAATCCTACTATGGAAACATAGATGGATTAAAGATCTCCATGAACCTCCAGTGCCGAAACGAGGTTGCTCTACATCTCACCAATTTAAGTATGTTCATCAACTTTTCTCAGCAGACTCTATGTCTTGGAATTTGAATACACTACATGACTTATTCGAAGTGTCTGTGATAAACTTAATCTTGAAGATCTCGATACATTCTAATCAAGAAGATAGATTAGTATGGCTCCTAGAGAGAAACAATTACTTCTGTAAAGTCTGCTTACAGCAAGATGATGGAAGAGCAGCACAACTCCAATACTGTTGA
- the LOC113271469 gene encoding uncharacterized protein LOC113271469, whose product MVLLCFMLDLRTISPPLLKELKQCLLQLANQYAISTGGRGDKQSEILADRIGLCYLQRSRISCFDELKIAYSPRGDFCLRDFHHAVNNLPTDGFLPEMMNSSVTRISGGDVTFGKLLSDEVLYSWGGKDIVRKVICLSSCLVEGIESARETLTDAADKCVSVEFILLEQESCQPKSMSEDVQKFSNSISDLENCSFRTYLPDARILCGLVKRWHQELKDDFEEPLQAVFHFKNSLVGSTDKVFCNLVASMSPIIDGFSPCETCRCHGLPLDGSGGNKTKKSSVCPLTRQDLGTCNLIETAVKVGEQTILFLPSFQSCPNLQQISAPISFTVIERTKLCSLSEGVIFGSSYMVTPSSACHEMEANSDESDKSELNAQFFQGLCGALHSLDQGLICSSNCNMETKRYATFQCFYILQPSEKGPMLLRRLAGSEEILPFPDATGLIDYAVPLDVENSIRSSLLRMELRDYNPLLHERGFHPKLNLLVKESLHFGSVPQPKRKEIDSELILPRPESLDMMAAVSTPQPKRKEIDSELILPRPESLDMMAAVSTPQPKRNEIDSELILPRPESLDMMAAVSTPQPKRNEIDSELILPRPESLDMMAAVSTPRPKRNEIDSELILPRKESLEMLAGSTPMITVDVPDCTWQQTQITKIEDLTAACITEEWEQLIVDEEGKIYAPEGVSRPKTKTSTILSPINGSKQLDEKTSRILERLEGPRRGKEKENAPVGKCVFEFTDACAPKKKPLVPFGPNHATVDHQSQNSSQPMKPIFQRLKRKHR is encoded by the exons ATGGTTCTTCTTTGTTTCATGCTCGATCTTCGAACAATTTCCCCTCCTCTTCTCAAAGAATTGAAACAG TGTTTACTGCAACTAGCAAATCAATACGCAATCTCTACAGGAGGAAGAGGAGATAAACAATCAGAGATCCTCGCTGATAGAATCGGCTTATGTTATCTTCAGAGGAGTAGAATTTCTTGCTTTGATGAG TTGAAGATTGCGTATAGTCCGAGAGGAGATTTTTGTTTACGAGATTTTCACCATGCTGTAAACAACTTACCTACTGATGGATTTTTACCTGAAATGATGAATTCTTCAGTTACTAGAATCAGTGGTGGTG ATGTGACGTTTGGGAAGCTCCTAAGCGACGAAGTTCTTTATTCTTGGGGTGGTAAAGATATTGTTAGAAAAGTGATTTGTCTCAGCTCTTGTTTAGTGGAAGGCATTGAATCTGCTCGGGAAACTCTTACA GATGCAGCAGATAAATGTGTTTCAGTCGAGTTTATACTGTTAGAGCAAGAATCCTGTCAGCCTAAAAGTATGTCTGAGGATGTCCAGAAGTTCAGTAACAGTATCTCTGATCTTGAGAACTGTTCTTTTCGAACATATCTTCCAG ATGCAAGGATATTGTGCGGCCTTGTAAAGCGATGGCACCAGGAGCTGAAGGATGACTTTGAGGAACCGTTGCAAGCTGTCTTTCACTTTAAAAATAGCCTCGTTGGTTCCACGGACAAGGTTTTTTGCAATTTGGTTGCATCAATGAGCCCGATAATTGACGGATTCAGCCCTTGCGAG ACATGTAGGTGTCATGGATTGCCCTTAGATGGTTCAGGAGGAAATAAGACGAAGAAGTCCTCTGTCTGCCCACTAACACGCCAGGACCTTGGCACATGTAATCTGATTGAAACTGCAGTAAAGGTTGGAGAACAAACGATTCTATTTTTGCCTTCTTTCCAAAGTTGTCCGAACCTCCAGCAAATTTCTGCACCCATCAGCTTTACTGTTATTGAACGGACCAAATTGTGTTCTCTAAGTGAAG GTGTGATATTTGGGAGTTCCTATATGGTTACCCCATCATCAGCATGTCATGAGATGGAAGCCAATTCAGATGAATCTGATAAATCAGAACTAAATGCCCAAT TTTTTCAAGGGCTTTGTGGAGCACTGCATTCTCTGGATCAGGGACTGATATGTTCTTCAAACTGTAATATGGAAACTAAGAGATATGCTACCTTCCAGTGCTTTTATATTCTCCAACCATCAGAAAAAGGGCCAATGCTACTTAGG AGATTAGCAGGATCAGAGGAAATCCTGCCCTTTCCTGATGCCACCGGGTTGATTGACTATGCTGTACCTTTGGATGTAGAGAACTCTATTCGATCCTCTTTATTAAGG atggaACTAAGAGACTACAACCCTCTTTTGCATGAGCGAGGCTTCCACCCCAAGCTAAACTTGCTTGTAAAAGAGAGCTTACATTTTGG GTCAGTACCACAACCAAAACGAAAGGAAATTGACTCTGAACTCATCTTGCCCAGGCCAGAGTCATTAGACATGATGGCAGCGGTTTCAACACCACAACCAAAACGAAAGGAAATTGACTCTGAACTCATCTTGCCCAGGCCAGAGTCATTAGACATGATGGCAGCGGTTTCAACACCACAACCAAAGCGAAACGAGATTGACTCTGAACTCATCTTGCCCAGGCCAGAGTCATTAGACATGATGGCAGCGGTTTCAACACCACAACCAAAACGAAACGAGATTGACTCTGAACTCATCTTGCCCAGGCCAGAGTCATTAGATATGATGGCAGCGGTTTCAACACCACGACCAAAACGCAACGAGATTGACTCTGAACTCATCTTACCCAGGAAAGAGTCATTAGAGATGTTAGCAGGTTCAACGCCAATGATAACCGTTGATGTACCAGACTGCACTTGGCAGCAGACTCAAATAACAAAAATCGAGGATTTGACTGCTGCTTGTATTACAGAAGAGTGGGAGCAACTGATTGTGGACGAAGAGGGCAAAATTTATGCTCCCGAAGGTGTATCCAGACCGAAGACAAAGACGTCTACCATTTTATCCCCTATTAATGGTAGTAAGCAGTTGGATGAGAAAACCTCTAGGATCTTAGAGAGATTGGAGGGTCCAAGAcggggaaaagaaaaggaaaatgcACCTGTTGGGAAATGCGTTTTTGAGTTCACAGATGCATGTGCACCAAAAAAGAAACCTCTAGTTCCATTTGGACCAAACCATGCTACAGTAGACCACCAGAGTCAGAACTCGAGCCAACCAATGAAACCCATTTTCCAGAGGCTTAAACGAAAGCACAGGTAA